Genomic window (Candidatus Saccharimonadales bacterium):
GTTTTGTTGACGGAGAAGGTTGCTTCTCAGTAACCATTCAGAAAGCAACAACAGCTACGGGCTGGCAAGTTTTCCCTGAGTTCATCGTAACTCAAGGTGAAAAGAGCTTGCGAGCATTGCATGATCTCAAAGAGTTCTTCGAATGTGGAAAGGTCTTTATCAATCGGCGCAACGACAATCACAGGGAGCATCTTTATCGCTTCTGTGTTCGTTCGCTTGCGGATTTGAGAGAAAAGATCGTTCCGTTCTTTCGCGAGA
Coding sequences:
- a CDS encoding LAGLIDADG family homing endonuclease translates to MLGADNQQERLRTVGWIVGFVDGEGCFSVTIQKATTATGWQVFPEFIVTQGEKSLRALHDLKEFFECGKVFINRRNDNHREHLYRFCVRSLADLREKIVPFFRENQLRTAKREDFDKFARVLELIGERKTSEF